The genomic DNA GTAACAGGTCATTCTGAGACTGGCGGGCTGGTCGGGGCGAATAATGAATATGAAGAAAGAGGAAATATCATTGAGGTCGCCGGCAGCTACTGGTTGACCGATAGCTATACGGATGGTGAACTCCCTGACAATGGAATCGGAATACCTGTGGAAGAGGCGGATCTCCGCGATCCGGAAACATTTAAGGATTGGGATCTCACAGAGGGCTGGTACCAGTACGACGGACATCGGCCATTTCTCCAATGGCAAAACCCGCTCATCTCCTGGGCTGCGTCCATTGCAAACGATCAGTTGAACCTTGACGACAAGACCCACATTACCGTGAATACGGAACATCAAAACGGGGATCGCTACAATGCGACAACAACCGCCAGGTATAGCGTTGATCCGGATGACCCCGAAATTGTGCGTGTTGATCCTAACGGGGAGGTCAGCACCGTCAAAGGCGGCAAAGCGACGATCACCGTCTCCTTATTCGACAAGTCCGAGACTCTCGACATCGTCGTGGACAGCGGAAATCCGGAACCGCCGACGATCACCCTTCATCCCGACGGCTGGACCAATGCTGCCAAAGTGGAAGTGGCGATCGACCACAGCGCCGCTAACCCAAGGCAGACAGATGTTCACACGATTCGTGTGAAAGTCGGCGACAAGGAGTGGGAGGATCGTGCATTTAACGGTACACCTATCCGCTTAGAGGTGACGGAAGAAGGGCAAACGAAGATCCAGGCGCAAGCGATGGATGACATCGGCAATAAGAGTACGATCGTTGAGCGGACCGTGAAGATCAGCAGAAGCGGCCTGAAGCTGGATGTGGATTTGTATTTTACCGATAATGACAGTAAAGCATATCCCAGCGGAACGTGGACGAACCAAAGTGTGACCGCAGCGGTTTATGCTTCTCATGACCACGGGATCGCGCTGCGGCCCATTGCATATTCGTTGGATGAAGGAGCGGCTTGGGAGATTTATCATGATCCGCTCGACTTCACAACAGAGGGGCAGTACTCGCTTTGGTTCAGAGTGGAAGATGTATTAGGCAATGAAATGAGCGAGCATGTACTCATCCGTATCGATCACACGAATCCGGAGATCGAATTGAAACCCGACGGCGATGAAACCCTTTCGCGGACCATATCCAGTCAAGTCAACGTGAAGGACGACGGCAGCGGGATCGATGCCGCTTCCCTCCGTTATGTTTGGTCAACGAGTTCAGACCCGTTGGATGAACATGCATATTGGCAACCTTTCATTAACCAAAGCACGTTGAGTCATGCAGACAAAAACGGCGGCGACTGGTATTTGCACATTTACGCCAAAGATCAGGTTGGTCAAGAGAGTTACCGAATATCCCGGCGCTTTCGTTTAGAGCGGGAGCCGGTTTCTTCAGAACCGCCGAGTCCGCCTGTCTATATCCGCTCCGGCAATGCAACACTGAGGGAGCTCATCTTGTCAGAAGGCGCGTTGATACCGGAATTTTCGGGGGACATTACGACGTACAAGGCTTTGATCCCGCATGATGCTGACAGCATCCAGCTCACGATCCGTGCTGCACATCATCAGGCTGGAATCAGCGTGAATGGTCGGCAAGTCCGGAGTGATCAGGGAAGCATTCGCATCCCCTTGCACACGGATACGGATATCATTGACATCGTGGTCACTGCAGAAGACGGAACGCGCAGAACGTATTCCATCACCGTGGAACGTATGCAAGAGGAGATGCCGGACCCGCCTTCCCCGGAGCCGTTATTTGCGGATATTGCGGGTCATTGGGCGGAGCCGTTCATTCAGGAAGCCTATGCAAAAGGCATCATTGCCGGATACCCTGACGGTACGTTTAGACCGGATCATGCCGTCACCCGCGCTGAATTTACGTTGATGCTCGTTCGTGCCTTGCGGCTGGAAGGAGAAGCGGGAGGCGATGCGCCTGCTTTTGCGGACGGGGAGCAAATTGGCGAATGGGCAAAGCAAGCGATTGATTTGGCGGCAAGGGCAGGCATTGTTTCAGGATATGAAGATGGAACATTTCGACCTGGTCGCCCGGTCACTCGTGTGGAAATGGCGGTGATGATCGCAAGAGCAACAGGAGCGGAGTTGACCGACCATACGCACACCCGATTTGCAGACGATGCCCGTATTCCGGCATGGGCGAAAAGTTACGTGGAAGAGGTTCGTATCATGGGCATCATTCACGGTCGCGATCGCAATCTCTTCGCGCCGAATGAGACTCTGACCCGCGCGGAAGCGGTCACCAGTATCCTGAGATTGTTGGAGCTGTTGTCACAATAAGGTTTGGTGCAGAAGCGCTTTTGCTTCTGCACCTTTTTTTTGCGGCGTGCCCAGCTAAGCACGCATCTTCTAGCCGGTGAAAGTCCGGTCGCGGGAAGGGCCAAGCCCCCGCGTAGCTAGGATACCTACGTATGGCGAAATCTGTACG from Paenibacillus woosongensis includes the following:
- a CDS encoding S-layer homology domain-containing protein, with product MRPFKSSVLLAALVLFFGWTWTQLFGNVGISVQAADDGAFAPLSSDFAGGSGTEEAPYIIETAEQLNKVRDYLDAHFKLGADINLSTYSSGEGWLPIATEYSSPFTGTFDGNGYQITGLKINREDENYQSLFGVTSETAVIRNVHLEVVEIKGYDYIGGLVGYSYGMIENSTVTGTLIRGEMKVGGLAGIVRNDVIGSSAHIEVVGEREVGGLAGLFRGSTGKKITIRDSFATGDVAGINNLVGGLVGIISSGNIGSVNEITNSYATGEVNGDQLVGGFVGKAEALPSGVVRIKNSYATGNVNGKQYVGGLIGFNVTNGYDSPISSVIEVEHCYATGKVTGHSETGGLVGANNEYEERGNIIEVAGSYWLTDSYTDGELPDNGIGIPVEEADLRDPETFKDWDLTEGWYQYDGHRPFLQWQNPLISWAASIANDQLNLDDKTHITVNTEHQNGDRYNATTTARYSVDPDDPEIVRVDPNGEVSTVKGGKATITVSLFDKSETLDIVVDSGNPEPPTITLHPDGWTNAAKVEVAIDHSAANPRQTDVHTIRVKVGDKEWEDRAFNGTPIRLEVTEEGQTKIQAQAMDDIGNKSTIVERTVKISRSGLKLDVDLYFTDNDSKAYPSGTWTNQSVTAAVYASHDHGIALRPIAYSLDEGAAWEIYHDPLDFTTEGQYSLWFRVEDVLGNEMSEHVLIRIDHTNPEIELKPDGDETLSRTISSQVNVKDDGSGIDAASLRYVWSTSSDPLDEHAYWQPFINQSTLSHADKNGGDWYLHIYAKDQVGQESYRISRRFRLEREPVSSEPPSPPVYIRSGNATLRELILSEGALIPEFSGDITTYKALIPHDADSIQLTIRAAHHQAGISVNGRQVRSDQGSIRIPLHTDTDIIDIVVTAEDGTRRTYSITVERMQEEMPDPPSPEPLFADIAGHWAEPFIQEAYAKGIIAGYPDGTFRPDHAVTRAEFTLMLVRALRLEGEAGGDAPAFADGEQIGEWAKQAIDLAARAGIVSGYEDGTFRPGRPVTRVEMAVMIARATGAELTDHTHTRFADDARIPAWAKSYVEEVRIMGIIHGRDRNLFAPNETLTRAEAVTSILRLLELLSQ